From one Candidatus Eremiobacterota bacterium genomic stretch:
- a CDS encoding rhomboid family intramembrane serine protease yields MGIFGRLTRTVRLLIIINILVYILDYLLGGELTGLLGLTPREAVMGFKVWQFFTYMFVHSQQNLGHLVFNMLALWMFGGPVEDAMGSRKFIRYYFITGLGAALFVCIFSWNSLSIGASGAIYGLLVAFGMLFPDALVLVFFIFPMRAKYFVILFAVIELFVTITTTGSGIAHFAHIGGLVTGYLYLKYNYKLEEMYTAARNYKTVKTARKVMPVKEQRTDESPRENHNLEEHVDSILDKINKSGLQSLSSEEHAMLQKASERLRERDEKVVDLKQYRERYR; encoded by the coding sequence TTGGGTATCTTCGGAAGGCTTACCAGGACGGTAAGGCTCCTCATCATCATCAATATCCTTGTCTATATCCTTGATTACCTCCTTGGCGGTGAACTCACCGGCCTTCTTGGCCTCACTCCCAGAGAGGCTGTTATGGGATTCAAGGTGTGGCAGTTCTTCACCTATATGTTTGTCCATTCCCAGCAGAACCTGGGGCACCTGGTCTTCAACATGCTTGCCCTCTGGATGTTCGGGGGGCCCGTGGAAGATGCCATGGGAAGCAGAAAGTTCATCAGGTATTATTTCATTACGGGCCTTGGCGCCGCCCTCTTCGTCTGCATATTTTCCTGGAACAGCCTTTCCATCGGCGCCTCCGGGGCAATTTACGGCCTTCTCGTCGCTTTTGGCATGCTTTTTCCCGATGCGCTTGTGCTGGTCTTTTTCATCTTTCCCATGCGGGCGAAGTACTTTGTGATACTCTTTGCCGTAATCGAGCTCTTTGTGACCATCACCACCACAGGGAGCGGCATTGCACATTTTGCCCACATAGGGGGCCTTGTCACCGGCTACCTCTACCTGAAGTACAATTACAAGCTTGAGGAGATGTACACGGCGGCCAGGAATTACAAGACAGTAAAGACCGCCCGGAAGGTGATGCCGGTGAAAGAACAAAGGACTGACGAATCCCCGCGGGAGAACCATAACCTGGAGGAGCACGTGGACAGCATTCTTGATAAGATTAACAAGAGCGGCCTGCAGTCACTCAGCAGCGAGGAGCATGCCATGCTGCAGAAAGCAAGCGAGCGCCTCAGGGAGCGTGACGAGAAAGTGGTAGATCTCAAGCAGTACCGGGAGCGGTACCGGTAG
- a CDS encoding asparaginase: MRDECGNRVLLIFTGGTIAMDSETLSSLHTAREILDFVPEIKSLALVDACQVCNIDSVEMKPSNWVEIARLVYERYDDYDGFVVLHGTDTMAYSAAALSFILQNLGKPVIFTGSQIPLASRLATDARNNLINSVRYALMDIAEVCIFFGTQLLRGNRARKISGFDINAFKSFSDDPLGTAGVRLSLSRDARHRSQARPLLRPRLVTEVFLLKVFPSLSNDAIDGLVSIGSRGIVLETYGTGNLPIGPQGLVPGIRRAIEAGVTIVVATQCEMGSAEDLYPSGKLLKEMGALMAHDMTPETALVKLMWVLGNAAHEREVRDLMLTNITKEFSWP, from the coding sequence ATGAGGGACGAGTGCGGGAACAGAGTGCTCTTGATATTTACCGGCGGGACCATTGCGATGGACTCGGAGACCCTCTCGTCGCTCCACACGGCCCGGGAGATCCTGGATTTTGTCCCTGAGATTAAGTCCCTTGCCCTGGTAGATGCCTGCCAGGTGTGCAACATTGACAGCGTAGAGATGAAGCCCTCCAACTGGGTCGAGATAGCAAGGCTTGTCTATGAACGGTACGATGATTATGACGGCTTTGTGGTCCTCCACGGCACCGACACCATGGCCTATTCTGCGGCAGCCCTCTCTTTCATCCTCCAGAACCTGGGCAAGCCCGTCATTTTCACCGGCTCCCAGATACCGCTGGCGAGCAGGCTTGCCACTGACGCGAGAAACAACCTCATCAATTCCGTGCGATATGCCCTCATGGACATTGCCGAGGTCTGCATCTTTTTCGGCACCCAGCTTCTGCGGGGCAACAGGGCCCGCAAGATAAGCGGCTTTGACATCAACGCCTTCAAGTCCTTTTCTGATGATCCCCTGGGGACGGCCGGCGTCCGCCTCAGCCTCTCAAGGGACGCGCGGCACCGCTCACAGGCCCGCCCCCTGCTGAGACCCCGGCTTGTGACAGAAGTTTTTCTGCTCAAAGTCTTCCCCTCTCTTTCAAACGATGCGATTGACGGCCTCGTGTCAATAGGCTCCAGGGGGATTGTCCTTGAGACCTACGGCACGGGAAATCTTCCCATAGGGCCCCAGGGCCTTGTGCCAGGCATCAGGAGGGCCATAGAGGCCGGAGTCACTATTGTGGTGGCCACGCAGTGCGAGATGGGGTCGGCCGAGGATCTTTACCCCTCGGGGAAGCTTCTCAAGGAGATGGGAGCCCTCATGGCTCATGACATGACCCCTGAAACGGCCCTTGTAAAGCTCATGTGGGTCCTGGGGAATGCCGCCCATGAGAGGGAAGTGAGGGATCTCATGCTCACCAACATCACCAAGGAGTTTTCCTGGCCATAA
- a CDS encoding TetR/AcrR family transcriptional regulator has product MKHNTAATTQERIKHSAQTLFAERGFWGTSVQEIADKAEVNKAMLFYYFKSKENLYFSIIEEIFSAIIVRLEEKMKEKSTPPDRLMVVLTLYGELYSDSAHFDTFRILMQDIMGPGERVRDKLRGHVMKVLNAIAEVIREGVALKVFKEVDPYLSALSILGMLYIFARHRLIFGLKLREEEVVKHLYTTILEGIKR; this is encoded by the coding sequence ATGAAACATAACACAGCAGCCACTACGCAGGAACGGATAAAGCACTCGGCACAGACACTCTTTGCCGAGCGGGGCTTCTGGGGCACCTCGGTCCAGGAGATAGCCGATAAGGCAGAGGTGAACAAGGCAATGCTCTTTTATTATTTCAAGAGCAAGGAAAACCTTTATTTCAGCATTATCGAGGAGATTTTTTCGGCCATCATCGTGAGGCTTGAAGAGAAGATGAAAGAGAAGAGCACGCCCCCTGACAGGCTCATGGTGGTGCTGACGCTCTATGGCGAGCTCTATTCAGATTCGGCTCATTTTGACACCTTCAGGATCTTGATGCAGGATATCATGGGGCCTGGTGAGAGAGTGAGAGACAAGCTCAGGGGCCATGTCATGAAGGTTCTCAATGCCATTGCTGAGGTGATCAGGGAAGGTGTGGCGCTCAAGGTTTTCAAGGAAGTGGACCCTTATCTCTCAGCCCTTTCCATACTGGGAATGCTTTACATCTTTGCCCGCCACAGGCTCATCTTCGGTTTAAAGCTCAGAGAGGAAGAAGTGGTAAAACACCTCTATACTACTATCCTGGAAGGAATCAAGCGGTGA
- a CDS encoding clostripain-related cysteine peptidase — translation MTQIQPAGHSPYFERAQGMPAPQAHENEGASCDTVSLGEAPPDDGTPGVEKKKWTVMLYSAADNNLEDALLQDAIDLESVGSDKNTNVLLQLDRGKNPSSMSGAWPGCHRYFLNNDSDGKNLNSPVLNDMGQVNMADPKTLTDFISWGMKNYPAEHYMVIISDHGGGWPGAVEDDSHGGWMKTRDINKALEDAAKEGGQKLDIVGFDACLMATSEVGYELKDSAGFMVASENTEGADGWPYPQILTQKSLRNLQRALREKLDITPEEVAKKIIKDAEGFQHSLSTLSAVDLSKMKDVAAATDAFADKLMATATPRETLRNIIKSTKSWYGFKDQFDFAERIINSKDVKDEELKTAAKSMMEAIGTAVIAEQHTAAHKGAHGLTIELPSYPSAPSDEYKELKLSQDTKWDEALGKLSS, via the coding sequence ATGACCCAGATTCAGCCCGCGGGACATTCACCATATTTTGAGAGGGCCCAGGGAATGCCGGCCCCCCAGGCTCATGAGAATGAAGGAGCATCGTGCGACACGGTGAGCCTTGGAGAGGCACCCCCCGATGACGGTACTCCCGGCGTGGAAAAGAAAAAATGGACCGTCATGCTTTACTCGGCCGCCGACAATAACCTTGAGGATGCCCTTCTCCAGGATGCCATTGATCTCGAATCGGTGGGATCAGACAAGAACACCAACGTGCTGCTGCAGCTCGATCGCGGGAAAAATCCCTCGTCGATGAGCGGTGCGTGGCCGGGATGTCATCGTTATTTTCTCAATAATGACAGTGACGGCAAGAACCTCAATTCACCGGTGCTCAATGATATGGGCCAGGTCAATATGGCCGATCCCAAGACGCTCACTGACTTCATCTCATGGGGGATGAAAAATTATCCGGCAGAGCACTACATGGTAATCATCTCCGATCACGGCGGCGGGTGGCCCGGCGCCGTCGAGGATGACTCCCATGGCGGATGGATGAAGACCAGGGACATCAATAAGGCTCTTGAGGATGCCGCGAAAGAAGGGGGGCAGAAGCTCGATATCGTGGGATTTGATGCCTGCCTGATGGCGACGTCAGAGGTGGGATATGAACTTAAAGACTCAGCGGGCTTCATGGTGGCGTCAGAGAATACCGAGGGTGCCGACGGGTGGCCCTATCCGCAGATATTAACGCAGAAAAGCCTCAGGAACCTCCAGAGGGCACTGAGGGAAAAGCTCGACATCACCCCCGAGGAAGTGGCGAAGAAGATCATCAAGGATGCTGAAGGTTTTCAGCACAGCCTCTCGACACTCTCAGCCGTCGATCTCTCGAAGATGAAGGACGTGGCAGCAGCTACCGATGCCTTTGCCGACAAACTGATGGCCACCGCTACTCCCAGGGAGACCCTTCGGAACATCATCAAATCCACAAAATCCTGGTACGGCTTCAAGGATCAGTTCGATTTTGCAGAGAGGATTATCAACAGCAAGGATGTCAAGGATGAAGAGCTCAAGACCGCTGCAAAGTCAATGATGGAGGCGATTGGCACTGCCGTCATCGCGGAGCAGCACACAGCAGCCCATAAGGGAGCCCATGGCCTCACCATAGAGCTCCCCTCGTACCCGTCGGCTCCTTCAGATGAATACAAGGAGCTCAAGCTTTCCCAGGATACGAAGTGGGATGAGGCCCTCGGGAAGCTCAGCAGCTGA
- a CDS encoding radical SAM protein — protein MKILLVALDINEETVQELATPFGLMYLASYLKSRWKGKLEISLIDGARDDIPEEADLIGISSMSRSYRRACALARKVKERRKIPLIVGGSHITALPHTLDPSFDIGVRGEGEATFLELVTLLAERGSFIPEDLAKIRGIVFREKESLRLTEDRPPPPSLEELPYPDRSLWDLTGRAKYLLSSRGCPFDCVFCAIAGSRYRFAPADYVLKELESLYQAYKPPQIVFQDDLFTVNPSRLRAIAEGIEARGLSRKVAFAVSLRADSISEETLRLLRKMNVARVFMGIESGSEGMLRYYKAGRISVEDVQRALDLCLKFGIPVEGSFIIGAPRETREDLLATYNFIFQNYKRGALDGGSINILTPYPGSHVWEYAKARGIVSDTMDFSLLNMTLNTFNPYTCLYLNEIIPLEEFIEYLEIFEDLHFTIIQKSYRTLGKSYEKLFFQSRLDRKLLERFKKEKSP, from the coding sequence ATGAAAATATTGCTAGTCGCGCTTGATATCAACGAGGAGACCGTCCAGGAGCTTGCCACGCCTTTCGGCCTCATGTACCTCGCGTCATACCTCAAGTCCCGATGGAAAGGCAAGCTTGAGATCTCCCTCATTGACGGAGCACGTGATGATATCCCCGAGGAGGCGGACCTTATAGGTATCTCCTCGATGTCCCGGTCATACCGGAGAGCCTGCGCACTTGCCCGGAAAGTGAAAGAGAGGAGAAAGATCCCCCTTATCGTGGGAGGCTCCCACATCACGGCCCTGCCCCATACCCTCGATCCTTCCTTTGATATCGGGGTGAGAGGTGAGGGCGAGGCCACCTTCCTTGAGCTGGTGACCCTCCTCGCGGAAAGGGGGAGCTTCATCCCTGAAGACCTGGCAAAAATCAGGGGGATAGTCTTCAGGGAAAAAGAATCTTTGAGGCTCACGGAAGACCGCCCGCCCCCTCCCTCCCTCGAAGAGCTTCCTTACCCCGACAGGAGCCTCTGGGATCTCACCGGGAGGGCGAAATACCTCTTGAGCTCGAGGGGATGCCCCTTTGACTGCGTCTTCTGCGCGATAGCGGGGAGCCGCTACCGCTTTGCGCCGGCAGATTATGTCCTCAAAGAGCTGGAGAGCCTTTACCAGGCATACAAGCCGCCACAGATTGTCTTTCAGGACGATCTCTTCACGGTAAACCCATCCAGGCTCAGGGCCATTGCCGAGGGAATCGAGGCCAGAGGCCTCAGCAGGAAGGTGGCTTTCGCCGTTTCACTCAGGGCGGACTCAATAAGCGAAGAGACTCTGAGGCTCCTCAGAAAGATGAACGTGGCCCGGGTTTTTATGGGCATAGAGTCTGGCTCCGAGGGGATGCTCCGCTATTACAAGGCAGGCAGGATAAGCGTTGAGGACGTGCAAAGGGCCCTGGACCTCTGCCTGAAATTCGGGATACCAGTAGAAGGCTCCTTCATCATAGGCGCTCCCCGGGAGACGCGGGAGGACCTTCTCGCAACCTACAACTTCATTTTTCAGAACTACAAGCGCGGGGCCCTCGACGGGGGAAGCATAAACATTCTCACGCCCTATCCCGGAAGCCATGTCTGGGAATACGCAAAGGCACGGGGGATTGTAAGTGACACAATGGATTTCTCCCTGCTGAACATGACGCTCAACACCTTCAACCCTTACACCTGCCTCTATCTGAACGAAATAATCCCCCTTGAGGAGTTCATTGAGTACCTGGAGATTTTTGAGGATCTTCACTTCACCATCATCCAGAAGAGCTACAGGACCCTCGGCAAGAGCTATGAGAAGCTCTTCTTTCAGAGCAGGCTTGACAGAAAGCTTCTCGAGAGATTCAAAAAAGAGAAAAGCCCCTAG